The following proteins are encoded in a genomic region of Cryptococcus tetragattii IND107 chromosome 4 map unlocalized Ctg15, whole genome shotgun sequence:
- a CDS encoding dethiobiotin synthase — translation MPLLFPHFRVHQVFGANTEVGKTLLTTALLRASASRYVSKSEEARKRVFYLKPVSTGPDSESDTSYVQRNTKPYSSYISTHNLYQYREPMSPHLAAQLAPDLPFPKTNEELVRGIEAHANKCLQQLDGQDGCLFVETAGGVHSPALHLPHTQSTFLRSLRLPSVLVASPHLGGISTTVSAYESLLLRGYSLSAVLCLHDSYYRNHTFLEEYFRDRGIGYWTIKPPPEKYGTVEEDGVRLEQWYKEVEKSFEGEQGGGVGAAARWLEEGHKRRIEELGEMPQRTLDSVWWPFTQHQLINKKEDVMVVDSAFGDNFDSYYAKPQSAPSSTNESLLKSYFDGSASWFTQSHGHANEHLTLAAASAAGRYGHVLFPSGTNAPALSLAEKLISTVGEGWASRVFYSDNGSTAMEVGLKMALRAAGRRYGWDGEMGGDVGVIGLRGSYHGDTIGSMDATQASTFNKAVDWYKGRGHWFSPPVVQFVNGAPTVLTTGPDSWSLLPSSIASSSKSTRDGWALEFSSFKDVYDISSRSPSPLATYYRAHIRSTLERLVREGKKFGALVMEPTCLGAGGMVFVDPLFQSCMIEVVRASGDLFAGEKWEGGSFEQELEGLKTRSGAEWQGLPVLYDEVFSGLHRFGYNSAATVLGHTPDISAYAKILTGGLLPMSTTLASPSIFSAFLSPKKVDALLHGHSYTANPIGCAVALEAMKLTTDYEAKGGWQGEKDMWGVEKGAEGRWSFWKKEFVEDISRVEGVKGSMAMGTVFAIELQDDESDYSSHAALDFLTTLRQVVVTPSSSHAAAEDIVPFSPFQIHSRPLGNVVYIITSLWTKPDVMRAMEKVILDKLTKKAQ, via the exons ATGCCCCTCTTATTTCCCCACTTTCGAGTCCACCAGGTGTTCGGAG CTAATACTGAAGTCGGAAAAACCTTGCTCACAACTGCTCTGCTCCGGGCGTCTGCATCTCGATATGTGTCGAAATCTGAAGAGGCGCGCAAAAGGGTATTTTATTTAAAGCCCGTCAGTACTGGCCCTGACTCAGAGTCAGATACTAG CTACGTACAGCGAAACACTAAGCCCTACAGCTCATACATTTCGACACATAACTTGTATCAATACCGAGAGCCCATGTCTCCACATCTCGCTGCCCAGTTGGCCCCCGACCTT CCTTTCCCAAAAACAAACGAAGAACTTGTCAGAGGTATTGAGGCCCATGCCAATAAGTGTCTTCAACAACTTGACGGTCAGGATGGCTGCCTCTTCGTAGAGACTGCAGGCGGCGTTCATTCTCCAGCCCTCCACCTTCCGCACACCCAATCCACTTTTCTTCGATCCCTCAGGCTTCCTTCCGTTCTTGTTGCTTCACCACATCTGGGAGGTATCTCAACTACCGTTTCGGCTTACGAGTCTTTACTTCTCAGAGGTTACTCCCTTTCGGCCGTCTTATGCTTGCACGATTCTTATTACCGCAACCACACCTTCCTTGAAGAGTACTTCAGAGACCGCGGCATCGGTTACTGGACAATCAAGCCTCCACCAGAGAAGTATGGTAcggttgaagaagacggtgTGAGGTTGGAACAATGGTACAAGGAAGTAGAAAAGAGCTTTGAAGGCGAgcaaggtggaggtgtggGTGCTGCAGCTAGATGGCTTGAGGAAGGGCATAAGAGGAGGATAGAGGAGCTGGGAGAAATGCCCCAAAGGACTCTTGATAGCGTCTGGTGGCCATTTACTCAACATCAGCTA ATCaacaaaaaggaagatgtcaTGGTTGTGGACTCGGCCTTCGGTGATAACTTTGACTCTTATTATGCTAAACCCCAATCTGCTCCTTCGTCCACGAATGAGAGCTTATTAAAGTCTTACTTTGACGGCTCTGCCAGTTGGTTTAC GCAATCACATGGCCATGCCAACGAGCACCTCACTCTCGCCGCTGCTTCCGCTGCCGGTCGTTATGGCCATGTTCTTTTCCCCAGTGGCACCAACGCTCCTGCTCTCTCTTTAGCCGAAAAGCTCATCTCCACCGTCGGCGAGGGCTGGGCTTCACGTGTGTTTTACTCGGACAACGGAAGTACAGCTATGGAAGTCggtttgaagatggcgCTGAGGGCGGCAGGTAGGCGATACGGCTGGGATGGGGAGATGGGTGGTGATGTCGGAGTCATTGGACTAAGGGGAAGTTACCATGGTGATACT ATTGGGTCTATGGATGCTACACAAGCTTCTACCTTTAACAAAGCTGTAGACTGGTACAAGGGCAGAGGGCACTGGTTCTCGCCTCCTGTGGTCCAATTCGTCAACGGTGCTCCTACTGTCCTCACTACGGGGCCTGACTCATGgtcgcttcttccctcttctaTCGCCTCCTCCAGCAAATCAACTCGAGATGGTTGGGCACTTGAgttctcctccttcaaagACGTATACGACATCTCTTCCCGctccccttctccattaGCCACATATTATCGTGCCCACATCCGATCAACTCTCGAACGATTGGTCAGGGAGGGCAAGAAGTTTGGTGCACTCGTCATGGAGCCAACATGTCTTGGAGCGGGAGGTATGGTGTTCGTCGACCCTTTGTTCCAGTCTTGCATGATTGAAGTCGTCAGAGCGAGCGGGGACTTGTTCGCTGGAGAGAAATGGGAGGGCGGGTCGTTTGAGCAAGAGCTGGAGGGACTGAAGACCAGGTCAGGCGCGGAATGGCAGGGTCTTCCTGTCTTGTATGACGAAG TGTTCTCCGGTTTGCACCGATTCGGCTACAACTCTGCCGCTACGGTTCTTGGCCACACCCCTGATATCTCCGCTTACGCCAAAATACTTACAGGTGGTCTTCTTCCTATGTCTACCACCCTCGCTTCTCCATCCATATTCTCAGCCTTCCTCTCACCTAAGAAAGTCGACGCTCTTTTACATGGTCATTCATACACTGCCAACCCAATCGGATGTGCCGTGGCGCTTGAGGCGATGAAGCTTACGACAGACTATGAAGCCAAGGGTGGATGGCAAGGCGAAAAGGACATGTGGGGAGTTGAGAAAGGTgctgaaggaagatggagtttCTGGAAAAAGGAATTCGTTGAGGATATCAGTCGGGTTGAAGGTGTTAAGGGTTCAATGGCTATGGGGACTGTGTTTGCTATCGAGTTGCAAGACGATGAGAGCG ATTACTCTTCCCACGCTGCTCTCGACTTCCTTACCACACTCCGTCAAGTCGTTGTTACTCCTTCGTCATCTCATGCCGCGGCAGAGGACATCgttcctttctctcctttccaaatCCATTCTCGTCCCCTGGGTAACGTGGTGTATATAATAACGAGCTTATGGACCAAGCCTGACGTAAtgagggcgatggagaaggtCATTTTGGACAAGCTTACCAAGAAGGCTCAATGA